The following proteins are co-located in the Spirosoma montaniterrae genome:
- a CDS encoding FxsB family cyclophane-forming radical SAM/SPASM peptide maturase, with amino-acid sequence MEQTPFHSYIVKVASRCNINCTYCFIYNHDDTRWQRQPRLISNETVAQLCRRMIEHCTTFGKTDVQFILHGGEPLLGGLKHLRQIVSVVEQAFAETDIRCKLAIQSNGLLFTEQIGDFLLEKQINLGISLDGPPEVNDQFRKHFNGKGTSRELETRLRLLAERPYNAIFSGFLAVINPDTDPIATYDYLAQFNPYGMDFLLPYDNWDRRPLGKENADSTVYGDWLIRLFDYWFELDRPRHIKMFHSYMRVLLGGTSTLESIGLSPVDLIVIETNGEIEAVDSLKASFNGATELGYSIFEHSFDEVLDHVNVQARQIGADALCDQCRRCPVVDYCGGGYVPNRYSARNGFNNPSIYCRDLEKMIRHMHQRLSSQLNHDYSHETDLATATI; translated from the coding sequence ATGGAACAGACCCCCTTTCACTCCTACATCGTGAAGGTGGCCAGTAGGTGCAACATCAATTGCACCTACTGTTTCATCTACAATCACGACGATACGCGCTGGCAACGACAGCCGAGGCTGATAAGCAACGAGACAGTAGCGCAGTTGTGCCGACGCATGATCGAACACTGCACCACGTTCGGCAAAACAGACGTGCAGTTTATTCTGCATGGGGGCGAGCCGCTGCTGGGTGGCCTGAAACACCTGCGTCAGATTGTGAGCGTGGTGGAGCAGGCATTCGCCGAAACAGACATTCGCTGCAAACTGGCAATTCAGTCGAACGGCCTGCTGTTTACCGAACAAATCGGCGATTTTCTGCTCGAAAAACAAATCAATCTCGGCATTAGTCTCGATGGTCCGCCGGAGGTAAACGATCAGTTTCGGAAACATTTCAACGGCAAAGGCACCTCGCGCGAGTTGGAAACCCGGCTGCGTTTGCTGGCCGAGCGGCCTTACAACGCCATTTTCAGCGGGTTTCTGGCGGTGATCAATCCCGATACCGACCCTATCGCCACTTACGACTATCTGGCGCAGTTTAACCCATACGGTATGGATTTTCTGCTGCCCTACGACAACTGGGACCGTCGGCCACTGGGTAAAGAAAACGCCGACAGCACCGTGTATGGCGACTGGCTGATCCGGCTGTTCGACTACTGGTTTGAGCTGGACCGCCCGCGCCATATCAAGATGTTTCACAGCTACATGCGCGTGTTGCTGGGCGGCACCTCAACGCTCGAATCGATTGGACTAAGCCCGGTCGACCTGATTGTGATTGAAACCAACGGCGAAATCGAAGCCGTCGATTCGCTCAAAGCAAGTTTCAACGGGGCTACCGAACTCGGCTACTCCATTTTCGAGCATTCGTTCGATGAGGTGCTGGATCACGTCAACGTACAGGCTCGTCAGATCGGTGCCGACGCACTTTGCGACCAATGCCGACGCTGCCCGGTCGTAGACTATTGCGGGGGCGGCTACGTGCCTAACCGGTATTCGGCCCGGAACGGATTCAACAACCCGAGTATTTACTGCCGCGATCTGGAAAAAATGATCCGGCACATGCATCAGCGTCTGAGCAGCCAGCTAAACCACGACTATTCGCATGAAACCGACCTCGCCACGGCCACAATTTGA
- a CDS encoding helix-turn-helix domain-containing protein — MLLHKNVKRFRQDKRFSQENIAEELHMTQASYSRIESSETLCTRYLPEIAKALNTTPEDLRQYHRYTSEADVPSETLEERLAHQMELNRNLIEENRFLKAQVEYMQSVWHHHHYKGGKLSEK; from the coding sequence ATGCTCCTTCACAAGAACGTTAAACGCTTTCGTCAGGATAAACGGTTTTCACAAGAGAATATAGCCGAAGAGCTGCACATGACACAGGCGAGCTATTCTCGAATTGAAAGCAGCGAGACGCTTTGCACCCGCTACCTGCCTGAGATAGCCAAAGCCCTCAATACCACACCCGAAGACCTGCGTCAGTACCACCGTTACACCAGCGAAGCCGATGTACCCAGCGAAACCCTTGAAGAGCGGCTGGCGCATCAGATGGAACTAAACCGAAATCTCATCGAAGAAAACCGGTTTCTAAAAGCCCAGGTTGAGTATATGCAATCGGTCTGGCATCATCATCATTACAAGGGGGGCAAATTAAGTGAGAAGTAA